TATGGGTAATAGTTATTTGGTTGTCGTTATTTTCAATTTACTATGAAGTACGTGAACGCGTTGGTGTCGTAGTACTTTTAGCAGCTATAGCTGGTGTAGCCTTTTTATTGCCTTGGCTTATTTCGCATTTAAATTATGCCGACTCTCGTTCACAAGATGTGTATTTAACTGTACGTGATATAGGTGCAGAGGCTGCAGCCAACCGGGTTCGATTGCTAAAAAATGTTGGTCCTGATGAACTTTACGCATTAGGTTTGCGTGCGAAATGGTCTGGAGAAATAGCTGAAGCATGTGGTTGGTTAGATCGTGCAGCTACAGCCATAGCAGATGAAGATTTATGGGTCACTACCGGAAATGCACGGTGCTTATCTGGTGATCGGCAAGGAGCGATTGTCGCTTATAAAAAGGCGTTGCAGTTAAACTCTGAAAATCTTGCAGCATGGTTTAACCTTTCGAGAGTTTATTATGCCATGACTGAGCATCAAAAGGCTGGCGAAGCGCAGCGGCAAGCCATGTCTCTTGATCTTGAGCGTGTCGAAAAATTGGCTGATCAAGCAAAAAGAGCCAGTGGAATATTTTTAGTTGAAGCAAATGTGCCAAGGCGATTGCTGGCTATGTCTTTTGAAAGCGGACCAGAGCATTATCAGGCGGTTGCGCAGATATGGCAGTATCTTGGAGGGAAAACTAAACGTTTGGCGTTTGGCGTAGCCGCATTAGCCGGATGTTGTATCGTTCTTATTTTAGGTATAATGAGACAAATATTGCGTCCTGCCAAGTTGTGTCCACGTTGTGGGATGGCTGCCTGTCATCATTGTCATCATGAATTACCTGATCAAAGGCAATGTGGGCAATGTTATTATGTATTTGTGGCGCTTGAACATGTTGATCCTCGTCAGTGCATTCGCAAAGAAATTCAAGTACATCGTTATCGAGATAGGCAAACACGCATCAGGCAGTTTTTATCAGTTTTATTGGCTGGTTGCGGTCAAATACTGCGCGGGGCATTTCCTTTTGGCATTGCTCTTATGGTTGGTTATTTAACTTTTGCTATTTTATTATTGCAGGCATTTGGATTTTTACCGACCATAGTAACCGCAGATGGCGGCCCGTATTGGTTTTGGATTGGTTTAGCATTATTAGCAATGATAGCTATTTATGTATTTGCCCTAATTGATGGTCTCAGAGAGGACCGTTAGCTAAATGGCCCTACGAGGAACATTAAAAGATTTTGGCATTGCTGATATTCTGCAACTCATCGGGCATCAAGCTAAAAGTGGGGTACTTTGTTTACGAAACGGTAACC
The window above is part of the Deltaproteobacteria bacterium genome. Proteins encoded here:
- a CDS encoding tetratricopeptide repeat protein; translated protein: MTAKVSFAQAGIPYLVKPKKESPDISSQQKPSVIPAPNNITDDTIEAPSHILPPAKTNKTLTPEPNQGKSPSFFADLWSRRRAALSRGDYREATRILVSIINAKNASGWPDFFTYGIALVQEAKRSLASGQPNKAINIAKGATLLAPHLPATHFIYGQAAWASSEGSFTDVITSYLQGLYITISEPPLIRIHLGNFFLSLSTAILLVAGVLTIISLYRYSRLFFHDLQHILPRSAFRIHRVLLGLLLLLAPILLRLGILWVIVIWLSLFSIYYEVRERVGVVVLLAAIAGVAFLLPWLISHLNYADSRSQDVYLTVRDIGAEAAANRVRLLKNVGPDELYALGLRAKWSGEIAEACGWLDRAATAIADEDLWVTTGNARCLSGDRQGAIVAYKKALQLNSENLAAWFNLSRVYYAMTEHQKAGEAQRQAMSLDLERVEKLADQAKRASGIFLVEANVPRRLLAMSFESGPEHYQAVAQIWQYLGGKTKRLAFGVAALAGCCIVLILGIMRQILRPAKLCPRCGMAACHHCHHELPDQRQCGQCYYVFVALEHVDPRQCIRKEIQVHRYRDRQTRIRQFLSVLLAGCGQILRGAFPFGIALMVGYLTFAILLLQAFGFLPTIVTADGGPYWFWIGLALLAMIAIYVFALIDGLREDR